A window of Macrotis lagotis isolate mMagLag1 chromosome X, bilby.v1.9.chrom.fasta, whole genome shotgun sequence contains these coding sequences:
- the LOC141497054 gene encoding surfeit locus protein 4-like has product MGPPNSNLMEVAEDLSDQFLRLTKRFLPHLARLCLISTFLEDGIHTWWQWDEQKESIQMSWSSSPFLASIFGVINTFGQLVGCMLILVQKCVPCACFVLFGIIFMQVMTYGLLWNLRFLMRNAALGGGLLFLLAESRAEGKSMFAGVPILDCTSPHQYIQLGGRILLLFMFISLLHFDVSMFTIFQDVFNMVLIIPVAIGFKTKLAALILVIWLLLINLLENPFWTIPTNRPLHDFMKYDFFHNLSVMGGLLLVVALGPGGISMDKHKKKW; this is encoded by the exons ATGGGGCCCCCCAACTCCAATTTGATGGAAGTCGCGGAGGATCTCTCAGACCAG TTCCTTCGCCTAACAAAGAGATTCCTACCTCATCTGGCTCGCCTCTGTCTGATCAGCACCTTCCTAGAGGATGGCATTCACACCTGGTGGCAGTGGGATGAACAGAAGGAATCCATTCAGATGTCTTGGAGCAGCAGCCCTTTCCTGGCATCAATTTTTGGGGTGATCAATACATTTGGGCAATTAG tAGGATGTATGTTGATTTTAGTTCAGAAGTGTGTTCCTTGTGCCTGTTTTGTGCTGTTTGGAATTATTTTCATGCAG GTCATGACCTATGGACTTTTATGGAACCTCAGATTCCTGATGAG GAATGCCGCTTTGGGTGGTggccttcttttccttttagcaGAGAGCCGGGCAGAAGGGAAGTCCATGTTTGCTGGAGTTCCCATCTTGGATTGTACCTCCCCTCACCAGTACATTCAGCTGGGAGGaagaattcttctcctcttcATGTTCATATCACTGCTACACTTTGATGTGAGCATGTTCACT ATCTTCCAAGATGTCTTCAACATGGTTCTCATCATCCCAGTGGCCATTGGGTTCAAAACAAAACTTGCTGCTCTCATTCTTGTGATTTGGCTGCTTCTTATCAACCTCTTAGAAAATCCATTTTGGACCATCCCCACTAATAGACCCCTCCACGATTTTATGAAATATGACTTTTTCCATAATTTGTCAGTAATGGGAGGTCTTCTCTTGGTGGTAGCCCTTGGTCCTGGGGGAATTTCAATGGATAAGCACAAGAAGAAATGGTAA